The sequence below is a genomic window from Candidatus Bathyarchaeia archaeon.
TACCGCAAAGTCCTAGCTGAAGCATTCAACTCTGCAGCCAAAGGCATGGGAAAGACAATTCCAGAAGGGACATCTGATCTACTTGCGGAACAACTTCCTACCTGGCGTCCGTTTACGGACACTAACTCTGCTCTCGAAAAGCTTGCTCGATACTACAAGCTGGGAATACTGTCTAACATTGACGATGACCTTCTAAAGGGCACATTGAAACACTTCAGAGTACCATTCGACATAGTCGTTACAGCTGAACATGTGAGATCATACAAACCCGGGACAAAGCATTTTCTAGAAGCACGGAAGCGCATCGGGCCCAATAGAGGCTGGCTTCACGTTGCGGCTAGTCTCTACCACGACGTTGAGCCTGCCACACGTCTCAACATCAATACAGTATGGGTAAACAGAAAGAACTCGACCGAGGGCAAGAAATACTCACGGACTCTAGTGAGCG
It includes:
- a CDS encoding HAD-IA family hydrolase, giving the protein MGRNRDYEVITFDCYGTLIDWETGIRAAFKRTLKNLGLTPSEESDLSNIYQEEEKRIEARKPYKSYRKVLAEAFNSAAKGMGKTIPEGTSDLLAEQLPTWRPFTDTNSALEKLARYYKLGILSNIDDDLLKGTLKHFRVPFDIVVTAEHVRSYKPGTKHFLEARKRIGPNRGWLHVAASLYHDVEPATRLNINTVWVNRKNSTEGKKYSRTLVSEVKNLNQLADLLES